One Gloeobacter morelensis MG652769 DNA window includes the following coding sequences:
- a CDS encoding deoxyribodipyrimidine photo-lyase/cryptochrome family protein: MNRTMLWFRKGLRMHDNPALLAAARDAARLYPTFIVDPWFVNPKRVGVNRMRFLLESLRELDGNLRRLGSRLIVLWGTPQEVLERALADWQIGRLCFERDTEPYARTRDEAIRSLAERAGVQVICPTAHTLYDPDELIELGRGKVPTTYGVFGRLAAKMGEPDAPVAAPSHLPPPGELEAEYGIPTLAQLGYPEPECPSGQMIPPGGEAEGLRRLHAYLSDRQRSAGFAKPDTDPTAFDPPSTTALGAHLKFGCLSARTFYAEVQKVYREVGKHTEPPVSLMGQILWREFFYTVGYATPNYDCMEGNPVCRQIPWEDNPEYLAAWSEARTGFPWIDAAMTQLRTEGWLHHLSRHAVACFLTRGDLWVSWEKGQAVFERLLVDQDWSLNASNWMWLSASAFFNAYYRVYSPISFAKKYDPEGSYVRRYLPQLARLPAEFIYEPWKAPRPVQKQAGCVVGRDYPDPIVDHEQAKARNLERMRLAYEQNAKGG; this comes from the coding sequence ATGAACCGCACGATGCTCTGGTTTCGCAAGGGGTTGCGTATGCACGACAACCCCGCTTTGCTCGCAGCAGCCCGGGACGCTGCACGTCTTTACCCAACCTTCATAGTCGATCCGTGGTTCGTGAACCCTAAGCGGGTCGGTGTCAACCGGATGCGGTTTTTGCTCGAAAGCCTGCGGGAGCTCGATGGAAACCTCCGCCGACTCGGCTCGCGCCTGATTGTTTTGTGGGGCACCCCCCAGGAGGTGCTTGAGCGCGCACTTGCAGATTGGCAAATCGGCAGGCTGTGTTTCGAGCGGGACACCGAGCCCTACGCCCGCACTCGCGATGAAGCGATCCGCTCACTGGCCGAGCGCGCCGGGGTGCAGGTGATTTGCCCCACCGCCCATACACTCTACGACCCCGACGAGCTTATCGAGTTGGGCCGTGGGAAGGTGCCCACCACTTACGGCGTCTTCGGGCGGTTGGCGGCAAAAATGGGCGAACCGGACGCCCCCGTGGCCGCTCCGTCGCACTTGCCGCCGCCGGGTGAGCTGGAGGCGGAATATGGCATCCCGACTCTGGCGCAGTTGGGCTACCCTGAGCCCGAGTGCCCGTCCGGGCAGATGATTCCACCGGGGGGCGAAGCAGAGGGGCTACGGCGGTTGCACGCCTATCTATCCGACCGGCAGCGCTCGGCCGGATTCGCCAAACCCGACACCGACCCCACCGCTTTCGATCCGCCCTCCACCACCGCTTTGGGAGCACACCTCAAATTCGGTTGCCTCTCAGCCAGAACGTTTTACGCCGAGGTCCAAAAAGTCTACCGGGAAGTAGGCAAGCACACCGAGCCGCCGGTGTCGCTGATGGGTCAAATCCTCTGGCGCGAATTTTTCTACACCGTGGGCTACGCGACCCCGAACTACGACTGTATGGAAGGCAACCCCGTCTGCCGCCAGATTCCCTGGGAGGATAATCCCGAGTACCTGGCCGCCTGGAGCGAGGCGCGCACAGGTTTTCCGTGGATCGACGCCGCGATGACCCAACTGCGCACCGAAGGCTGGTTGCACCACCTGAGCCGCCACGCGGTCGCCTGCTTTCTCACGCGCGGCGATCTGTGGGTGAGTTGGGAAAAGGGCCAGGCCGTCTTTGAGCGCCTGCTTGTCGATCAAGACTGGAGCCTCAACGCCAGCAACTGGATGTGGCTTTCGGCGAGCGCATTTTTTAACGCCTACTACCGGGTCTACAGCCCGATCAGCTTTGCCAAAAAGTACGACCCCGAGGGCAGCTACGTCCGCCGCTACCTGCCGCAGCTCGCCCGGTTGCCCGCCGAATTTATCTACGAGCCCTGGAAAGCGCCTAGACCGGTGCAGAAGCAGGCGGGCTGCGTCGTAGGCCGCGACTATCCGGATCCGATAGTCGATCACGAACAAGCCAAGGCCCGCAATCTCGAACGGATGCGCTTGGCCTACGAGCAGAACGCCAAAGGCGGCTGA
- a CDS encoding anti-sigma factor: MATDSPPPTPEQWMADYLLGGMSRRERRDFERWLTAHPQWQAAFAEFCEVLSELPDAFEAPVKLPPHLRANILQSSRQRPLPAGQGRTIPAWQAAGATALLLVALLGGHNYHLAQQLEQVQLEFKRSQQELALVHRPDSRVVALKPTGAGLKAAGFLLVHAASNAALLRLSGLPRAAAGKVYVLWAVVGREHFACGRFLPADDGDVFVLLPLDGYMGSAPLEISLEQENSSRFGGQALLAGRW, translated from the coding sequence ATGGCAACCGACTCTCCCCCACCCACGCCCGAACAATGGATGGCCGATTATCTGCTGGGTGGGATGAGTCGCCGGGAGCGCCGGGACTTCGAGCGGTGGCTGACCGCTCACCCACAATGGCAGGCCGCCTTTGCCGAATTTTGCGAGGTGCTGAGCGAGCTGCCCGATGCCTTCGAAGCACCAGTCAAGCTGCCCCCACATCTGCGCGCAAACATCTTGCAAAGCTCCCGGCAAAGACCGCTCCCGGCTGGGCAGGGGCGCACCATTCCCGCCTGGCAAGCCGCGGGGGCCACAGCGCTGCTGCTGGTCGCCCTCCTCGGCGGGCACAACTATCACCTTGCACAGCAACTGGAGCAGGTGCAGTTGGAGTTCAAGCGCTCCCAACAGGAACTTGCCTTGGTGCACCGGCCCGACAGCCGGGTGGTGGCTTTGAAGCCGACGGGAGCCGGTCTCAAAGCTGCCGGTTTTCTGCTGGTCCATGCCGCAAGCAATGCGGCGCTGCTGCGGCTGAGCGGTCTGCCGCGGGCGGCGGCGGGAAAGGTTTACGTGCTCTGGGCGGTAGTGGGGCGCGAACACTTCGCCTGCGGTCGATTCCTGCCTGCAGACGATGGCGATGTTTTTGTGCTTTTGCCGCTCGATGGCTATATGGGAAGCGCTCCTCTAGAAATTAGCCTCGAGCAGGAGAACTCCTCCCGCTTCGGGGGGCAAGCGCTCCTGGCCGGTCGGTGGTGA
- a CDS encoding sigma-70 family RNA polymerase sigma factor produces the protein MPDREPEASLAWLYDCHGLDVYRLALKILSNPHEAEDLTQEVFLTFWQRAAFKPERGGAKQYLLTLTYSRAVDRLRRRGIHWRVLQRLSRQVLLATDSTEPLERMATEERIRALRQAMAQLSPVQCECLKLAYFEGLTQVQIAHRLAIPLGTVKTRCRDALIKLKNLLGPH, from the coding sequence TTGCCCGACCGGGAGCCTGAGGCTTCGCTCGCCTGGCTGTACGACTGCCACGGACTGGATGTCTACCGGCTGGCCCTCAAGATATTGTCCAATCCCCACGAGGCGGAGGATCTCACCCAGGAAGTGTTCCTGACTTTCTGGCAGCGCGCCGCCTTCAAGCCCGAACGGGGAGGGGCAAAGCAGTATCTACTGACGCTCACCTACTCGCGCGCGGTCGATCGCCTGCGCCGCCGCGGCATTCACTGGCGAGTTCTGCAGCGCCTCAGCCGTCAGGTGCTACTGGCTACCGACAGCACCGAGCCTCTCGAACGGATGGCCACCGAGGAGCGCATCCGGGCTTTGCGTCAAGCGATGGCGCAACTGTCCCCAGTGCAGTGTGAATGTCTGAAGCTGGCCTACTTCGAGGGGCTGACCCAGGTGCAGATCGCCCACAGACTCGCAATCCCGCTAGGTACCGTCAAAACCCGCTGTCGCGACGCGCTCATCAAACTCAAGAACCTCCTCGGGCCGCACTGA
- a CDS encoding lactonase family protein, translated as MNCARVMQTSGRICSFILALAIGLFSTGVTIPSAYAQADSLEGIVYVGSNIGNDNSNSILGFRRDEAGNLTPLSGSPFLTGGEGIFDLSLAVGPFDSDQNIIVNPQRTRLFAVNSGSNTIAAFDIRPDGLLVPVAGSPFPSGGINPVSLGLAGDILTVVNKSQDPEQPSAILPNYTTMRVLADGRLVPVVGSTVSVAAGSSPTQALISPSERLVFGADFQAGLLQSFVLGPNGRLGQRPPEALPASAFADPSVPRLPLGLQVHPVQRILYAGFVTINSVGVYKYDALGRLAFQRNVPNAGVAVCWLVTNKAGTYMYTANTGDNTVSVYSLSDPLVPVEIQTLKLKGNGSPFQLTLDSQEQFLYVVNQRAAEDTPLGEGNLLHVLKVNADGTVGEVPSSPLTLELPEGTRPQGVAAL; from the coding sequence ATGAATTGCGCACGAGTCATGCAGACTTCGGGCCGGATTTGCTCGTTCATTCTGGCCTTAGCCATTGGTTTATTTTCGACGGGGGTAACAATTCCTTCCGCCTATGCCCAGGCTGACTCGCTGGAGGGCATCGTTTACGTTGGCAGCAATATTGGCAACGACAACAGCAACTCGATTCTGGGGTTCCGTCGCGACGAAGCAGGCAACCTTACTCCCCTTTCCGGTTCGCCGTTTCTGACGGGAGGAGAAGGAATATTCGATCTTTCGCTGGCAGTTGGTCCTTTCGACAGTGACCAGAATATAATTGTTAACCCGCAGCGAACCCGCCTGTTTGCCGTCAACTCAGGATCGAACACTATCGCCGCATTCGATATCCGTCCGGATGGCTTGCTTGTGCCGGTTGCGGGGTCGCCCTTTCCCTCCGGCGGCATCAATCCGGTGAGCCTTGGCCTCGCTGGGGATATTCTGACTGTGGTCAACAAAAGCCAGGATCCGGAGCAGCCGAGCGCAATCCTGCCCAATTACACCACGATGCGGGTGCTGGCCGATGGGCGGCTGGTGCCGGTAGTCGGCTCAACGGTGTCGGTGGCGGCGGGAAGTTCGCCGACCCAGGCGCTCATCTCCCCGAGCGAGCGGCTGGTGTTTGGCGCCGACTTTCAAGCTGGGTTGCTCCAGTCCTTTGTGCTCGGACCCAATGGCCGCCTTGGCCAACGGCCGCCCGAGGCTCTGCCGGCTTCGGCATTTGCTGACCCGAGCGTTCCGCGCCTTCCCCTTGGCCTGCAGGTGCACCCCGTCCAGCGCATTTTGTACGCCGGATTTGTGACCATCAATAGCGTCGGCGTCTACAAGTACGACGCCCTCGGCCGCCTGGCCTTTCAACGGAACGTGCCCAATGCCGGGGTGGCCGTCTGCTGGCTGGTGACCAACAAAGCAGGAACCTACATGTACACCGCCAATACCGGCGACAACACCGTCTCGGTCTACAGCCTGAGCGATCCGCTGGTGCCGGTGGAAATTCAAACCCTCAAACTCAAGGGCAACGGTTCGCCGTTCCAGTTGACCCTTGACTCGCAAGAGCAGTTTCTCTACGTCGTCAACCAGCGGGCCGCTGAGGATACGCCCCTCGGTGAAGGTAACTTGCTGCACGTGCTCAAGGTGAACGCCGATGGGACCGTGGGCGAGGTTCCCTCCTCCCCGCTGACCCTTGAACTGCCCGAGGGCACTCGTCCCCAGGGGGTAGCGGCACTCTAA
- the hpnH gene encoding adenosyl-hopene transferase HpnH, whose protein sequence is MAVSLKQAFEVGKYLISQRLAGRERFPLVLMLEPLFRCNLACPGCGKIQHPGEILRRNLTPEECFRAVEECGAPIVTIPGGEPLLHPQIDQIVEGLVDRGKFVYLCTNAILLEKNLDKFTPSDYFSFSVHLDGLREEHDKAVDREGVFEIAVRAIKAAKARGFRVTTNTTVFNNADPGRVREFFDFLATLDIDGMMVSPGYSYEWAPDQEHFLEREQTRALFREILAPYRSGQAQWNFNHNPLFLDFLEGLKDYECTPWGMPSYSVLGWQKPCYLLNEGHYATWQELLDNTRWEDYGHASGNPKCRDCMVHCGYEQTAAIDAMEITNIPRVLASVITGR, encoded by the coding sequence ATGGCGGTTAGTCTGAAGCAGGCGTTCGAAGTCGGAAAGTATTTGATTTCCCAGCGTCTCGCGGGACGTGAGCGCTTTCCGCTGGTGTTGATGCTGGAGCCGCTGTTTCGTTGCAACCTGGCCTGCCCCGGCTGCGGCAAGATTCAGCACCCGGGCGAGATTTTGCGGCGCAACCTGACCCCTGAGGAGTGCTTTCGGGCGGTGGAAGAGTGCGGCGCTCCGATCGTCACCATTCCGGGAGGCGAGCCGCTGCTGCACCCGCAGATCGACCAGATTGTCGAGGGGCTGGTCGACCGCGGCAAGTTCGTCTACCTGTGCACCAACGCCATCTTACTCGAAAAAAATCTCGACAAATTCACTCCCTCCGATTACTTCAGCTTCAGCGTGCACCTCGACGGTCTGCGCGAGGAGCACGACAAAGCCGTGGACCGCGAGGGCGTCTTCGAGATCGCCGTGCGGGCCATCAAAGCGGCCAAGGCGCGCGGCTTCCGGGTGACCACCAACACGACCGTCTTCAACAACGCCGACCCAGGGCGGGTGCGAGAATTTTTCGATTTTCTCGCTACCCTCGATATCGACGGCATGATGGTCTCGCCCGGCTACAGCTACGAGTGGGCGCCCGATCAGGAGCATTTTCTGGAGCGCGAGCAGACCCGGGCGCTTTTTCGGGAGATTCTCGCGCCCTACCGCTCCGGGCAGGCGCAGTGGAACTTCAACCACAATCCGCTGTTTCTCGATTTTCTCGAAGGGCTCAAAGACTACGAGTGCACCCCCTGGGGCATGCCCAGCTACAGCGTGCTGGGTTGGCAGAAACCCTGCTATTTGCTCAACGAAGGTCACTACGCCACCTGGCAGGAACTGCTCGACAACACCCGCTGGGAGGACTACGGACACGCCAGCGGCAACCCCAAATGCCGCGACTGCATGGTCCACTGCGGCTACGAGCAGACCGCCGCCATCGACGCGATGGAAATCACCAACATCCCGCGCGTGCTTGCCAGCGTCATCACCGGCCGTTAG
- the hpnA gene encoding hopanoid-associated sugar epimerase: MTLRVFVTGGTGFVGANLVRLLLTEGYRVRALVREPAKAQDLAALGVEVVVGDLSSRALAGQMVGCRALFHVAAHYSLLQADRERLWQSNVLGTRNVLAAAREAGVERTVYTSSVAAIGVKSPRADENHQSPPDKLIGLYKQSKYWAELEARQAAARGQDVVIVNPTAPVGPFDSKPTPTGDIVLRFLRRQMPFYLETGLNFIHVRDVAQGHLAALARGRSGERYILGHRDLSLKALLDTLAEITGIPAPQMAVPDWLPLGVAWIDEQLLSPLLGRPPSVPIDGVRMAAQPMYYDASKAVRELGLPQTPVREALVDAVDWFRKNGYIGNGGGFRHGG, translated from the coding sequence ATGACCCTGCGCGTGTTCGTGACGGGCGGCACCGGCTTCGTGGGAGCCAACCTCGTGCGCTTGCTGCTCACCGAAGGCTATCGCGTGCGCGCCCTGGTGCGTGAACCTGCGAAGGCACAAGATCTGGCGGCCCTCGGCGTCGAAGTGGTAGTCGGAGATCTCAGCAGTCGCGCTCTGGCTGGACAGATGGTTGGCTGCCGGGCGCTCTTTCACGTCGCCGCCCACTACAGCTTGCTGCAGGCCGATCGCGAGCGGCTCTGGCAATCGAACGTGCTTGGAACCCGCAACGTGCTCGCGGCGGCCCGGGAGGCCGGGGTGGAGCGGACGGTCTACACCTCATCGGTGGCGGCCATCGGCGTCAAAAGCCCCCGCGCCGATGAAAACCACCAGAGCCCGCCGGACAAACTTATAGGCCTCTACAAGCAGTCGAAGTATTGGGCAGAGCTAGAGGCGCGTCAGGCCGCCGCCCGTGGCCAGGATGTCGTGATTGTCAACCCGACCGCACCGGTCGGCCCCTTCGACAGCAAACCGACACCGACCGGCGACATCGTGCTGCGCTTCCTGCGCCGCCAGATGCCTTTTTATCTGGAAACCGGCCTCAATTTTATCCACGTACGCGACGTGGCGCAGGGGCACCTGGCTGCTCTGGCTCGGGGCCGCTCCGGGGAGCGCTATATCCTCGGGCACCGCGATTTGTCCTTAAAAGCACTGCTCGACACCCTCGCCGAAATTACCGGCATCCCGGCTCCACAGATGGCAGTACCCGACTGGCTGCCCCTGGGAGTGGCCTGGATCGACGAGCAGCTGCTCTCGCCCTTGCTCGGCCGTCCCCCCAGCGTGCCCATCGACGGCGTGCGCATGGCCGCCCAGCCGATGTACTACGACGCCTCGAAGGCCGTGCGCGAACTGGGGCTGCCCCAGACCCCCGTCCGGGAAGCGCTCGTCGATGCCGTAGACTGGTTTAGAAAGAACGGATATATCGGCAACGGGGGGGGATTCCGGCATGGCGGTTAG
- a CDS encoding efflux RND transporter permease subunit, which yields MAGQSLRERWNISRLALKHPWLTLGFWVALSVAGMFAFGSLKYALFPEITFPVIVVNSSHASLSAEDTEANLTRPIEQRLKNLAGVDKVRSQSYPGQSVVSLALAVGTDLEAAKREAQTALARAALPADATVAVTPVNLNETAVASYAIQSDTSDLDTLAKVARARIVSALEKVPGVLKVTLLGERGLADNPTAVRFGGKDALAVQVIKRARANTLEVVRSVDQEVERLRQALTGIELRLAATQADYIREASQATVEALALAVALSVMVIFPFLGSWRATLISALAIPISLLGTFIVMALLGFNLETITLLALALVIGIIIDDAIVDVENIARHLDEGESPSQAAVLATDEIGLTVTAATMTIVAVFLPVGLMGGVLGQFFRPFGITVSAAVITSLLVARTLSPLLASRWLKARPHRPAKIEASWQTGLVCRYRRILSWALEHRPAVIALALASFLAGLALIPLIPKGFIPHLDRGEFNVQFAASLGTPVEDSLAVAKQLEEMLRGFPDVEAIFTTVGERGASHRGLLYVKLREERSFKTFDLQDQLRDRLPPLESVDVSVEDIPFVDNGAQKPLEVALLGNDLDQLQRAAAALKERLAKQPGFADLAVGGAGQYEGLTVEISHLDGERAVYLSSNLSRGLTIGEATDRVKAAAKTVLPAGVRLGFGGDTENVSNVFGGFAVTLVLSVVCILGVLLWLFRSWTDPLVVLLSLPLSVVGAMLAQFVTRSDFGMISVIGIIFLLGLVNKNAIILVDYIDQLRAGGLATREAILKAGPIRLRPILMTTAAAILGMLPIALGLGAGAELRAPMAIAIIGGLLTSTLLSLIVVPVAYSLFAPLKKSKHTL from the coding sequence ATGGCAGGACAGTCGCTTCGGGAACGCTGGAATATCTCGCGCCTGGCTCTTAAACACCCCTGGCTGACCCTCGGTTTTTGGGTGGCGCTGAGTGTAGCCGGGATGTTTGCCTTCGGATCGCTCAAATACGCGCTTTTTCCGGAGATCACCTTTCCGGTGATTGTGGTCAATAGCAGCCATGCTTCGCTGAGCGCCGAGGACACCGAGGCGAATCTCACCCGCCCCATTGAACAGCGGCTCAAAAATCTCGCGGGGGTGGACAAAGTCCGCTCCCAAAGTTACCCGGGCCAGTCGGTGGTCAGTCTGGCCCTGGCGGTAGGCACCGACCTGGAAGCGGCCAAGCGCGAGGCGCAAACGGCGCTTGCGCGGGCAGCTCTACCCGCCGATGCCACGGTCGCAGTCACTCCCGTCAACCTCAACGAGACGGCGGTAGCCAGTTACGCCATCCAAAGCGACACAAGCGACTTGGACACCCTGGCCAAGGTCGCCCGTGCCCGCATCGTGTCGGCTCTCGAAAAGGTACCAGGGGTGCTCAAGGTCACGCTTCTCGGTGAGCGCGGTCTGGCGGACAATCCCACCGCCGTGCGCTTTGGCGGCAAGGACGCCCTGGCTGTGCAGGTGATCAAGCGCGCTCGGGCCAATACGCTGGAGGTGGTGCGCTCGGTGGATCAGGAGGTAGAACGCCTGCGCCAAGCACTGACGGGAATCGAGCTACGCCTTGCCGCCACCCAAGCCGACTACATCCGCGAAGCGAGCCAGGCCACCGTCGAAGCGCTGGCCCTGGCGGTCGCCCTCTCGGTGATGGTGATCTTTCCTTTTCTCGGCAGCTGGCGGGCCACGCTCATCTCGGCCCTGGCCATTCCGATTTCGCTACTGGGCACATTCATTGTGATGGCGCTTTTGGGTTTTAACCTGGAGACCATCACGCTGTTGGCACTGGCGCTGGTCATTGGAATCATCATCGATGACGCCATTGTCGATGTTGAGAATATTGCCCGGCACCTCGATGAGGGGGAGTCGCCTTCCCAGGCGGCGGTCTTGGCCACCGACGAAATCGGCCTGACGGTGACAGCGGCCACCATGACGATCGTGGCGGTCTTTTTGCCTGTGGGTCTGATGGGGGGCGTACTTGGCCAATTTTTTCGTCCCTTCGGAATCACCGTTTCAGCGGCGGTGATCACCTCGCTGTTGGTGGCGCGCACGCTCTCGCCGCTGCTCGCCTCGCGCTGGCTCAAGGCGCGCCCGCATCGGCCCGCCAAAATCGAGGCTTCCTGGCAGACCGGATTGGTATGCCGCTACCGACGCATTCTCAGCTGGGCGCTTGAACATCGCCCTGCGGTGATCGCCCTTGCCCTGGCAAGCTTCCTGGCTGGGCTGGCACTCATCCCACTGATTCCCAAGGGTTTTATTCCCCATCTCGACCGCGGCGAATTCAACGTTCAGTTCGCAGCGTCGCTTGGTACACCAGTTGAGGACTCGCTGGCGGTGGCCAAGCAACTTGAAGAGATGCTGCGCGGGTTCCCCGATGTAGAGGCAATTTTTACGACGGTCGGAGAGCGGGGGGCAAGCCACAGGGGGCTGCTCTACGTGAAGCTGCGCGAGGAGCGCTCTTTCAAAACTTTTGACCTGCAAGATCAACTGCGCGACCGTCTGCCGCCGCTCGAAAGCGTGGATGTGAGCGTCGAAGATATTCCTTTTGTCGACAACGGTGCCCAAAAGCCCCTGGAAGTCGCTCTTTTGGGCAACGATCTAGACCAACTGCAGAGGGCTGCCGCCGCGCTCAAAGAGCGGCTTGCCAAGCAGCCGGGCTTTGCGGATCTGGCCGTCGGCGGAGCGGGGCAGTACGAGGGGCTCACCGTCGAAATTTCGCACCTGGACGGCGAGCGGGCGGTGTATCTGAGCAGCAACCTCAGCCGCGGGCTGACCATCGGCGAGGCGACCGATCGCGTCAAAGCGGCGGCAAAGACGGTGCTTCCCGCCGGGGTGCGCCTCGGCTTTGGCGGCGATACCGAAAATGTCTCCAATGTCTTTGGTGGCTTTGCGGTGACGCTGGTGCTCTCGGTGGTCTGCATCTTAGGGGTGCTGCTGTGGCTATTTCGCAGTTGGACCGACCCGCTGGTGGTGCTGCTGTCGCTGCCGCTTTCGGTGGTAGGAGCGATGCTCGCCCAATTTGTCACCCGCAGCGATTTCGGGATGATCTCGGTGATCGGGATTATCTTCTTGCTGGGTCTGGTCAACAAAAACGCGATTATCCTGGTCGATTACATCGACCAACTGCGCGCCGGTGGACTCGCGACCCGCGAAGCGATTCTCAAGGCAGGACCGATTCGCCTCAGGCCCATCTTGATGACCACGGCGGCGGCGATCCTCGGCATGCTGCCCATTGCCCTGGGGCTCGGGGCGGGGGCCGAACTACGCGCGCCGATGGCTATCGCCATCATCGGCGGGCTGTTGACCTCGACGCTGCTCAGCCTTATCGTGGTCCCCGTTGCCTACAGCCTGTTCGCCCCCTTGAAAAAATCCAAACACACCCTATGA
- a CDS encoding RecB family exonuclease, which yields MKEASRARPLSLSPTALKLYVRCAYAYALDKIVKVPRYRRVIAAHLHTGRAVHTVLEQLARQEQIRPEDAVASLERTFSWGAYTDRQTAEAAFQTARERLDAWVGTPYGWGEGEQLAVEKMLRTRSRPLGSASIGSVVLIGKPDLVRVDPEGTLEVVDHKSGRPGGGAEALKRDFQAAIYHILAEEQWPDYPAYRVSFSYLATSTVISLTYTREEVEDWWQALLTVAERIARARLAVENDIALEKAFVPAPGEQCEACTFQRVCAFRAS from the coding sequence ATGAAGGAAGCTTCCAGGGCAAGGCCCCTGAGCCTCAGTCCTACGGCGCTCAAGCTCTACGTGCGCTGCGCCTACGCCTATGCCCTCGACAAGATCGTCAAAGTTCCCCGATATCGACGGGTAATCGCCGCCCACCTGCACACGGGCCGGGCGGTGCATACGGTGCTGGAGCAACTGGCCCGCCAGGAGCAGATCCGACCCGAGGACGCGGTGGCTTCACTAGAGCGGACTTTTAGTTGGGGAGCCTATACGGACCGTCAGACCGCTGAGGCAGCCTTCCAGACCGCTCGCGAGCGCCTCGACGCCTGGGTGGGAACGCCCTACGGCTGGGGAGAAGGCGAGCAACTCGCCGTCGAGAAGATGCTGCGCACTCGATCGCGACCCCTGGGCAGCGCATCGATAGGCAGTGTAGTGCTGATCGGTAAACCCGACCTGGTACGGGTGGACCCCGAAGGTACCCTCGAAGTGGTCGATCACAAGTCGGGCAGACCCGGCGGCGGAGCCGAGGCTCTAAAGCGGGACTTTCAGGCGGCCATCTACCACATTCTGGCCGAGGAGCAGTGGCCAGATTATCCGGCTTACCGGGTCAGTTTTAGCTATCTGGCCACCAGTACCGTGATTAGTCTTACCTACACGCGCGAAGAAGTGGAGGATTGGTGGCAGGCGTTGTTGACGGTGGCAGAGCGGATCGCCCGCGCCCGGCTGGCCGTCGAAAACGACATCGCGCTCGAGAAAGCTTTTGTGCCCGCTCCCGGAGAGCAGTGCGAAGCCTGCACGTTTCAGAGGGTCTGCGCTTTTCGGGCCAGTTAA
- a CDS encoding phytoene synthase encodes MWSVWKVCSSPVSYVLVRSPDLSPTALPRSMLARDKSLESYEACRQLTAEYSKTFYFASLLFPMEKRRAIWAIYAWCRRTDELVDSLDFKADPRMLDRWQERLDKIFGGGGEDVYDLALADAVRNFPLEIRPFLDMIEGMRMDITQDRYESWEELHTYCYRVAGTVGLMSCAVMGLVDDCPEARRRAVALGVAKQMTNILRDVGEDARRNRIYLPLEDLRKFDYSEEDLFAYVVDERWAALMEFEIARAEAIYLEAEKGIPYLIPDARWPVWASLILYRRILTKVRSNGYQNFLQRAYVPRAEKFLLLPVAWAKAQT; translated from the coding sequence ATGTGGTCAGTATGGAAGGTGTGCTCCTCTCCGGTAAGCTATGTGCTGGTGCGCTCACCGGATCTTTCGCCAACCGCTCTGCCACGGTCCATGCTTGCTAGAGACAAGTCCCTGGAATCTTACGAGGCCTGCCGCCAGTTAACGGCGGAGTACTCCAAAACGTTTTACTTCGCCTCGTTGCTGTTTCCCATGGAGAAGCGCCGGGCGATCTGGGCGATTTATGCCTGGTGCCGCCGCACCGACGAGTTGGTGGATAGCCTTGACTTCAAGGCGGACCCGCGAATGCTCGACCGCTGGCAGGAGCGTCTGGATAAAATTTTTGGCGGTGGGGGCGAGGACGTTTATGATCTGGCTCTCGCAGACGCGGTGCGCAATTTTCCTCTAGAGATTCGACCTTTCCTCGACATGATCGAAGGCATGCGTATGGACATAACTCAGGATCGCTACGAGAGCTGGGAGGAGCTGCATACCTATTGCTACCGGGTGGCGGGCACGGTCGGGCTGATGTCCTGTGCGGTCATGGGACTAGTAGACGATTGTCCGGAGGCACGCAGGCGGGCTGTCGCCCTCGGGGTCGCCAAGCAGATGACCAACATTTTGCGCGATGTCGGCGAGGACGCCCGGCGCAACCGAATCTATCTGCCGCTGGAGGACCTGCGCAAGTTCGACTATTCGGAGGAAGACCTGTTTGCTTATGTAGTCGACGAGCGCTGGGCAGCGTTGATGGAATTTGAAATTGCCCGTGCCGAGGCAATTTATCTAGAAGCCGAAAAAGGCATCCCGTACCTGATCCCCGATGCCCGATGGCCGGTGTGGGCCTCGCTGATTCTCTACCGGCGCATCCTGACCAAGGTGCGCTCCAACGGCTATCAAAATTTTTTACAAAGAGCCTATGTGCCCCGCGCCGAAAAATTTCTGCTGCTGCCGGTCGCCTGGGCGAAGGCCCAGACATGA